A region of Solibacillus isronensis DNA encodes the following proteins:
- the ftsX gene encoding permease-like cell division protein FtsX, giving the protein MKTRTIARHFRESFKSLGRNSWMTLASISAVTVTLLLVGVFAAIMMNLNKVASDLENDVEIRVMIDIIPEAEEAKLAEEQLLDEIHNMPDVEEVTYSSKEQELSKLIKDFGDELSLFEQNNPLYNVLYVKAVDPLKTADVAKKIDSLDNTFEVKYGEGKVEKLFNFLEIARNVGLVLILGLLFTAMFLISNTIRITIIARKDEIEIMKLVGATNSFVRIPFVLEGMWLGLIGSIIPVAAVTIAYYNIYDLLAPRLKGELFQMLEVIPLMYQVNGLIIFIGMFIGIWGSFMSVRKFLKV; this is encoded by the coding sequence ATGAAAACTAGAACGATTGCCCGTCATTTCCGTGAGAGTTTTAAATCATTGGGCCGTAACAGCTGGATGACACTCGCTTCAATCAGTGCTGTAACGGTCACATTATTATTGGTCGGTGTATTTGCTGCGATTATGATGAATTTAAACAAAGTCGCTTCCGATTTGGAAAACGATGTTGAAATTCGTGTCATGATCGATATTATTCCGGAAGCGGAAGAAGCAAAACTCGCAGAAGAACAGCTTCTTGACGAGATTCATAATATGCCGGATGTCGAGGAAGTTACATATTCTTCTAAAGAACAAGAATTAAGTAAGTTAATCAAAGATTTTGGTGATGAATTAAGTTTATTCGAACAGAACAACCCGTTATACAATGTGCTGTACGTAAAAGCTGTCGATCCTTTGAAAACAGCTGATGTCGCAAAAAAAATTGATAGCTTAGACAATACTTTTGAAGTGAAATATGGCGAAGGTAAAGTAGAAAAACTATTTAACTTCTTGGAAATCGCTCGTAATGTTGGACTCGTATTGATTTTAGGACTGCTGTTTACAGCGATGTTCTTAATCTCTAATACAATACGCATTACGATTATTGCACGTAAAGATGAAATTGAAATTATGAAGCTTGTAGGGGCTACAAATTCTTTCGTCCGCATTCCATTTGTACTGGAAGGAATGTGGCTTGGTTTGATTGGATCTATTATTCCAGTTGCAGCCGTTACAATTGCTTATTACAATATTTACGATTTATTGGCACCTCGATTAAAAGGGGAATTATTCCAAATGTTAGAAGTAATACCACTTATGTACCAGGTGAACGGATTAATTATCTTCATCGGGATGTTCATCGGTATATGGGGTAGTTTCATGTCAGTTCGTAAGTTTTTAAAAGTATAA